Proteins encoded in a region of the Ziziphus jujuba cultivar Dongzao chromosome 3, ASM3175591v1 genome:
- the LOC132803234 gene encoding (+)-neomenthol dehydrogenase-like: MSEVSKQRYAVVTGANKGIGLETVKQLASNGITVVLTARNEKRGLEAVEKLKDFDLSGQVLFHQLDVTDPASIASLAHFIKTQFGKLDILVSNAGVGGVEVDVDAFVALSKENAGEAQWSKTITETYELAEECLQINYYGAKRTAEALIPLLQFSDSPRIVYVSSSMGQLQHIKNDELKGVFSDVESLTEEILDELLAEFLKDFKEGSLEGKKWPTFMSAYRLSKAAMNAYTRILANKYPSFLVNCVCPGYVKTDINFNAGILPVEEGAASPVKLALLPNDGPSGLFFLRTEVASF; encoded by the exons ATGTCGGAAGTTTCAAAACAGAG GTATGCAGTAGTAACAGGGGCAAATAAGGGGATTGGATTGGAAACTGTGAAGCAGTTGGCCTCCAATGGAATCACTGTGGTATTAACAGCCAGAAATGAAAAAAGGGGTCTTGAAGCTGTTGAGAAATTGAAAGATTTTGACCTCTCTGGTCAAGTGCTTTTTCATCAGCTTGATGTTACTGACCCTGCTAGTATTGCTTCGCTGGCGCATTTCATCAAGACCCAGTTTGGGAAACTTGATATCTtg GTGAGCAATGCAGGGGTTGGTGGAGTGGAAGTAGATGTTGATGCATTTGTAGCATTATCCAAAGAAAATGCTGGA GAGGCTCAATGGAGTAAAACAATTACTGAAACTTATGAGTTGGCAGAAGAATGCTtgcaaataaattattatggtGCAAAAAGGACAGCTGAAGCACTTATTCCTCTCCTCCAGTTTTCTGATTCTCCAAGAATTGTTTATGTTTCCTCTTCCATGGGCCAATTGCAG CACATAAAAAATGATGAGTTAAAAGGAGTATTTAGTGATGTTGAAAGCCTTACAGAGGAGATATTAGATGAACTTTTGGCCGAGTTTCTAAAAGATTTCAAGGAGGGTTCACTAGAAGGCAAAAAATGGCCAACTTTTATGTCTGCCTATAGACTCTCAAAAGCAGCCATGAATGCCTATACAAGGATTTTGGCAAACAAGTATCCCAGCTTCCTAGTCAACTGTGTCTGCCCTGGCTATGTTAAAACCGACATAAACTTCAATGCCGGAATCTTGCCCGTAGAAGAAGGCGCTGCGAGTCCTGTGAAGTTAGCCTTGCTGCCAAATGATGGTCCTTCTGGCCTCTTCTTTCTTCGGACAGAAGTGGCATCATTTTGA